One Terriglobales bacterium genomic region harbors:
- a CDS encoding small ribosomal subunit Rsm22 family protein, whose translation MQLPPELTQGIDELTRGIAPAELARASAELTAGYRGARKGRPQLDRLHQAAYLISRLPATYAVVACVLREVRRRIPGLRIESMLDLGAGPGTAMWAAAELFMELSRIVLVEDMTEWIAIGKQLSKNSKLESIRSAEWRQGSVMQSLSSNAFDLVTISYVLNELPSNDVPALARAGWQRAGKLFLIIEPGTPAGFERIREARQELIAAGAHVVAPCPHGNECPMRDGNWCRFAERLERSSEHRHAKLATLGYEDEKYSYVAVAREPISLPSARILRHPRKHSGHVELELCTVEGLKRETVSKKQGAKYKDARKAGWGDAL comes from the coding sequence ATGCAACTCCCGCCGGAATTGACGCAAGGAATCGATGAGCTCACGCGGGGCATTGCACCAGCCGAATTAGCACGTGCCTCCGCGGAACTTACCGCCGGATATCGGGGCGCGCGCAAGGGCAGGCCACAGCTCGACAGGCTGCATCAAGCGGCCTATTTGATTAGCCGCTTGCCCGCAACTTACGCGGTGGTCGCGTGCGTGTTGCGGGAAGTGCGCCGAAGAATCCCCGGATTGCGGATCGAAAGCATGCTCGATTTGGGCGCCGGACCTGGAACAGCAATGTGGGCTGCTGCTGAGCTTTTCATGGAGCTCTCTCGAATCGTTCTGGTCGAGGACATGACTGAGTGGATCGCAATAGGGAAGCAGCTCTCCAAGAATTCAAAGCTGGAGTCGATTCGAAGCGCAGAGTGGCGACAGGGAAGTGTTATGCAGTCGCTTTCCTCAAACGCTTTCGATCTGGTGACGATCTCGTACGTCCTCAATGAGCTTCCTTCGAACGATGTGCCTGCCCTTGCGCGTGCCGGTTGGCAGCGGGCTGGCAAGTTATTTCTCATCATTGAGCCTGGTACTCCGGCGGGATTCGAGCGTATCCGTGAAGCTCGTCAAGAACTGATTGCAGCTGGCGCCCATGTTGTTGCGCCTTGTCCGCATGGAAATGAGTGTCCGATGAGAGATGGAAACTGGTGCCGCTTCGCGGAGCGGCTCGAACGAAGCTCCGAGCATCGGCATGCGAAGTTAGCGACGCTCGGTTATGAAGATGAGAAGTATTCCTACGTCGCTGTAGCCAGGGAGCCGATCTCACTTCCATCCGCTCGAATACTGCGTCACCCGCGCAAGCACTCTGGCCATGTGGAACTGGAACTGTGCACCGTCGAGGGCCTGAAACGGGAAACCGTTTCGAAGAAGCAAGGCGCAAAGTACAAGGATGCTAGGAAAGCCGGATGGGGCGACGCGCTCTAA
- a CDS encoding response regulator transcription factor yields MKATNGKKNMTSTSRHRVVIADDHPGALHAVMALLGAKEFQVVAAVADGDLALDAVERFHPDLVILDVCMPHMGGIRAARELHTQGFTGSIIFLSVQEDDDYLSAAFAAGARGYVLKSRMRTDLLRAIGDALAGKTFVSTPTSQN; encoded by the coding sequence ATGAAAGCTACGAACGGCAAAAAGAACATGACTTCAACTTCCCGTCATCGCGTAGTTATCGCGGATGATCATCCAGGCGCTTTGCATGCTGTGATGGCTCTATTGGGCGCGAAGGAATTCCAGGTGGTTGCCGCTGTGGCAGACGGTGATCTCGCGTTGGACGCCGTTGAACGATTTCATCCCGATTTGGTAATCCTCGACGTCTGTATGCCACATATGGGCGGTATTCGTGCTGCGCGAGAGCTCCATACCCAAGGCTTCACTGGCTCCATCATTTTTCTCAGCGTGCAAGAAGATGACGATTACCTCTCCGCAGCATTCGCCGCGGGAGCACGCGGCTACGTCTTGAAGTCGCGAATGCGAACCGATCTGCTGCGCGCGATTGGCGACGCCCTGGCAGGCAAGACCTTCGTTTCTACTCCCACCTCTCAAAATTGA
- a CDS encoding dipeptidase has product MLPRIVLCAVVSFLTIPSLMAQTKPARKPVKSLTAKQIHSSSLVIDTHADTTQRLLDDNFDMANPPVGDQGNLDFAKAKAGNLGAEFFSIWVEPKEFKGQYAHRTLALIDSVYRQAAKHPDKMTMAFSTADIERAHREHKLAALLGIEGGHSIENDLHLLRDYYRLGVRYMTLTWSNTNEWADSSGDINDTNVQHHNGLTEFGKDVVYEMNRLGMIVDVSHVSDKTFYDTLLASRAPVIASHSSSRTLTNHPRNMTDNMLREIGRRGGVVMVNYYSAFVDENWRQAYEAQAKERTAAIDAVAQQYKDADPVTRYRETDKVAKQWAAKIPRPPFEAIINHIDHVARVAGVDHTGLGSDFDGTPSMPEGLDSAADLPKITDALLKRGYTAEQIRKILGGNLLRVFREVEQLSRKLNAAERPSLARQMSSSK; this is encoded by the coding sequence ATGCTGCCACGGATCGTGCTGTGCGCGGTGGTAAGCTTCCTGACCATTCCTTCACTTATGGCGCAGACCAAACCGGCAAGAAAGCCGGTGAAATCGCTCACGGCAAAGCAGATTCACAGCTCCTCGCTTGTAATAGACACTCACGCCGACACCACGCAGCGCCTCCTCGACGACAACTTTGACATGGCTAATCCGCCAGTCGGAGACCAAGGCAATCTCGATTTTGCCAAAGCCAAAGCGGGTAACCTGGGAGCGGAATTCTTCTCGATCTGGGTTGAGCCCAAAGAATTCAAGGGCCAGTACGCTCATCGGACGCTGGCGTTGATTGATTCTGTGTATCGGCAGGCTGCGAAGCATCCCGACAAAATGACGATGGCTTTCTCAACCGCAGACATTGAACGTGCGCACCGCGAGCACAAGCTTGCGGCGCTCCTAGGTATTGAAGGCGGGCATTCGATCGAGAACGATCTTCATCTGCTGCGTGACTACTATCGCCTCGGCGTGCGTTACATGACCCTCACATGGTCAAACACAAACGAGTGGGCGGATTCCTCCGGCGACATCAATGACACAAACGTACAGCACCACAACGGGCTTACTGAATTCGGCAAAGACGTTGTCTACGAGATGAATCGGTTGGGCATGATCGTCGATGTTTCCCATGTCTCCGATAAGACCTTCTATGACACTCTGCTGGCGAGCCGCGCTCCGGTGATCGCCTCGCATTCGTCTTCGCGGACTCTTACGAATCATCCACGTAACATGACGGATAACATGCTGCGCGAAATTGGGCGTCGCGGCGGGGTTGTGATGGTGAACTACTACTCTGCATTCGTCGATGAAAACTGGCGTCAAGCTTACGAAGCGCAGGCAAAGGAGCGTACCGCGGCCATTGATGCCGTGGCACAGCAATATAAAGACGCCGATCCGGTCACACGGTATCGCGAGACGGATAAGGTCGCAAAGCAGTGGGCAGCGAAGATTCCGCGTCCTCCGTTTGAGGCGATCATCAATCACATCGATCACGTCGCCCGGGTTGCTGGTGTAGACCATACGGGTCTCGGCTCGGATTTTGACGGAACTCCGTCGATGCCGGAAGGCCTTGACTCCGCCGCCGATCTTCCCAAGATCACAGATGCTCTGTTAAAACGTGGATACACGGCTGAGCAAATTCGCAAGATTCTGGGTGGCAATCTATTGCGAGTATTCAGGGAAGTGGAACAGTTAAGTCGCAAGTTGAATGCTGCGGAGAGACCTTCTCTCGCGCGCCAGATGAGTTCATCGAAGTAA
- a CDS encoding peptidylprolyl isomerase has protein sequence MARQSGTYATFDTTVGKIVCRLFEKEAPNTVKNFTDLAQGKRDWSDNISGKKGPGPLYNGTIFHRVIPDFMVQGGDPSGTGMGGPGYKFADETKGSPHKFDKPGKLAMANSGPNTNGSQFFITVAATPWLTGNHTIFGEVVEGQDIVDAITKVKRNSQDKPAQDVKINGVKIEAVA, from the coding sequence ATGGCCCGTCAATCTGGAACTTACGCCACCTTTGATACCACGGTGGGGAAGATCGTCTGCCGGCTCTTCGAAAAAGAGGCGCCGAACACGGTTAAGAATTTCACTGATTTAGCGCAGGGAAAGCGCGACTGGAGCGACAACATCAGCGGCAAGAAGGGTCCTGGCCCGCTGTATAACGGAACCATTTTTCACCGCGTGATTCCCGACTTCATGGTCCAGGGCGGTGACCCAAGCGGAACGGGCATGGGTGGACCAGGCTACAAATTTGCCGACGAAACCAAAGGCTCTCCCCACAAGTTCGACAAGCCGGGCAAGCTCGCTATGGCTAACTCTGGTCCCAATACAAATGGCAGTCAGTTTTTCATCACGGTTGCCGCCACACCGTGGCTCACAGGCAATCACACGATCTTCGGTGAGGTAGTGGAAGGTCAGGATATTGTTGACGCAATCACGAAGGTCAAGCGCAACTCGCAAGACAAGCCTGCTCAGGATGTGAAAATCAACGGCGTCAAAATCGAAGCCGTCGCTTAG
- a CDS encoding response regulator transcription factor, producing MGRPRILISDDHNLVVEGFQKILEPHFEVVGAVGDGHALLTMAPKLKPDVILVDIGMPLLNGLEAGQQLKSRLPGTKFIVITMNEDPEVAADAMRHWASGYLLKKSAGSELIKAIREVLKGNSYVTPKVAQQLLDRFVRDPRPEHSAKLTSRQREVLQLLAEGKSMKEAADILHITPRTIAFHKYRIMEEFGLRTNSDLMVFAIREHLISA from the coding sequence ATGGGACGGCCGCGAATACTAATCTCGGATGACCACAATCTGGTGGTCGAAGGCTTCCAAAAAATTCTGGAGCCGCACTTCGAAGTAGTCGGCGCAGTGGGAGATGGCCACGCCCTTCTGACGATGGCTCCGAAGCTGAAGCCAGACGTAATTCTCGTAGATATCGGGATGCCGCTATTGAACGGGCTTGAGGCAGGCCAGCAACTGAAGTCGCGTTTACCGGGAACCAAGTTTATCGTCATCACAATGAACGAAGACCCGGAGGTTGCTGCCGACGCTATGCGTCATTGGGCGTCGGGCTATCTCCTCAAGAAATCCGCCGGCTCCGAATTAATCAAGGCCATCCGCGAGGTGCTGAAGGGCAACAGCTACGTCACACCCAAAGTCGCGCAACAACTACTTGACCGCTTTGTTCGAGATCCACGGCCCGAACACTCCGCCAAGCTTACTTCACGTCAGCGCGAAGTCCTCCAACTTCTGGCGGAGGGAAAAAGCATGAAGGAAGCGGCGGACATTCTGCACATCACACCGCGAACCATCGCTTTTCATAAATACCGAATTATGGAAGAGTTCGGGTTAAGGACCAACTCCGACTTAATGGTCTTTGCGATTCGCGAACATCTAATAAGCGCTTAG
- a CDS encoding DinB family protein has product MTIAQQLLPEFDQEMGTTRRTLERVPNEKWDWRPHPKSSTMGWLAGHLANIPTWTNHGIDLDKLDIAPEGKPLRGSPIATREKALEAFDRNVKAARAAIAAASDEHLSAGWSLISNGRPIFTLPRAAVLRSFVMSHMIHHRAQLGVYLRLNDIPVPATYGPSADES; this is encoded by the coding sequence ATGACCATTGCTCAGCAACTACTTCCGGAATTCGATCAGGAAATGGGCACCACGCGCCGTACGTTGGAACGGGTGCCCAACGAAAAGTGGGACTGGCGTCCGCATCCCAAATCGAGCACCATGGGATGGCTTGCCGGACATCTCGCCAATATCCCAACCTGGACGAACCATGGCATCGATCTCGACAAACTTGACATAGCGCCCGAAGGAAAACCTTTGCGCGGCTCACCGATTGCCACACGCGAGAAAGCGCTGGAAGCCTTTGATCGCAACGTGAAAGCCGCGCGGGCTGCCATTGCAGCCGCAAGCGACGAACATCTCAGTGCGGGATGGAGTTTGATTTCGAATGGTCGTCCGATCTTCACGCTCCCGCGCGCAGCTGTGCTTCGAAGCTTCGTGATGAGTCATATGATCCATCATCGCGCACAGCTCGGAGTGTACCTGCGCTTGAATGACATTCCTGTTCCGGCAACCTATGGGCCGTCGGCCGACGAAAGCTAA
- a CDS encoding O-antigen polymerase produces MAFSLFNAVLLDATVVICCVACLAAFARLSVTHPATVYFAFHCGFISVRALAILNGATTLFSWKGSIPVSEVEISRAMMLADLALIAMTCAWILASHRAATLALTKRLERPRALQPEILKLVAAICIPAGCVAMLLWSRFPGVPAQPIEPALVYSNWAIIAQTWAGLSLLALIYWYGFKPSLVISLSAYMGWVIYQGNFRFRLLIPLILLMQIYVDRRGRRWPSAAGIAGLLVSALLFFPLKGIGQRLQASQPIGDVWESAQSEIAKVFHGDHPDEMILDQFASALTLADAHGHLYWGRTYEGLLTVVVPRQWWPEKPGLTRYEHEISTKERPMADDGMVVTMLGEFYLNFSYPGIVIMSFAWAYLMGVWFEAVYRAGYFSLIHFSYLLVASNLIQVFRDGLISLFVFTIINMLPLAVIVALHFFSRRTSGVLYTQPILKTPRVRKRVVPEPIASQESSSS; encoded by the coding sequence GTGGCCTTTTCCTTATTTAATGCGGTGCTGTTAGACGCAACCGTCGTGATTTGTTGCGTCGCATGTTTAGCGGCATTCGCCAGGCTGTCTGTCACGCACCCAGCTACCGTCTACTTCGCCTTCCATTGTGGATTCATCAGTGTTCGTGCCTTGGCGATCCTGAATGGAGCGACAACGCTATTCTCGTGGAAAGGTTCGATTCCTGTTTCGGAAGTGGAGATTTCGAGAGCCATGATGTTAGCGGACCTGGCTCTCATAGCGATGACGTGCGCCTGGATTTTGGCCAGTCATAGAGCAGCGACACTAGCTCTGACGAAGCGGCTAGAGCGCCCGCGAGCGTTACAGCCGGAAATTCTCAAGCTGGTCGCAGCAATCTGCATCCCGGCCGGGTGCGTCGCGATGCTGTTATGGAGCAGGTTTCCGGGAGTTCCTGCGCAACCTATCGAACCCGCTTTGGTGTACTCAAATTGGGCAATCATTGCTCAAACCTGGGCTGGATTGAGTTTGCTTGCCTTGATTTACTGGTATGGGTTCAAGCCAAGCCTGGTGATCTCGCTATCGGCGTACATGGGCTGGGTCATCTATCAGGGGAATTTTCGCTTTCGCCTACTGATACCACTCATTCTTCTCATGCAAATCTATGTTGACCGCCGAGGGCGCCGTTGGCCCAGCGCCGCGGGAATCGCAGGTCTGCTAGTTTCTGCTCTGCTGTTCTTTCCCTTAAAGGGAATAGGCCAGCGGCTGCAGGCGAGCCAGCCAATAGGAGACGTCTGGGAGAGTGCGCAATCTGAAATCGCGAAGGTCTTTCACGGCGATCATCCAGATGAGATGATCCTGGACCAGTTTGCCAGCGCACTTACCCTCGCTGATGCACATGGCCATCTTTATTGGGGTAGAACGTACGAGGGTCTGCTCACCGTCGTTGTGCCTCGCCAGTGGTGGCCGGAGAAACCTGGTTTGACCCGATATGAGCATGAAATTTCAACCAAAGAACGACCTATGGCGGACGACGGAATGGTGGTCACGATGCTGGGAGAGTTCTATCTCAACTTTTCCTATCCCGGCATTGTGATCATGTCTTTCGCGTGGGCCTACCTGATGGGTGTCTGGTTCGAGGCTGTGTATCGCGCGGGCTATTTCTCGCTCATACATTTTTCCTACTTGCTGGTTGCGTCCAATTTGATTCAAGTCTTCCGCGATGGATTGATCTCGCTGTTTGTCTTTACCATCATCAACATGCTTCCGCTCGCAGTCATCGTCGCACTGCATTTCTTTTCAAGACGAACGAGCGGAGTCCTGTACACGCAGCCGATTCTAAAAACGCCTCGCGTGCGCAAACGAGTTGTGCCTGAGCCAATCGCATCACAGGAGTCTTCGTCTTCCTAG
- a CDS encoding glycosyltransferase family 4 protein: protein MHILLIHQAFCGPQDPGGTRHYELARRLARMGHRFTIVTSQYSYLTGKEKSAFPNHYQIEVRFAGAIGGWHRSYFQRVVAFLSFMITAVITGLRVETPDVVIGTSPPLFQAISAWLIATLRRRPFILEIRDLWPEFAVSLGLLRGRVLIWFARRLESFLYARAKEIIVNSPSYREYLLEQGIPESKISVIPNGVDTSMYCPELNGDAFRRDHGMHDKFVVMYAGALGFANDIGCLLRAAARMHHRADIVFAIVGDGKELPRLRSEADSLRLNNVSFVAAQSKENMPNVLAAADVCVATLKDARMLKTTYPNKVFDYMAAGRPTVLAIDGAIREVIEKSQGGIFVPPGDDAALAEAILVLYESAELRKEMGQSARSFVASHFDREIQAEQIAEILHRQSSRDLAPIKDADVAVPRL from the coding sequence GTGCATATCCTCTTAATTCATCAGGCATTTTGCGGACCTCAGGATCCAGGTGGGACCAGGCACTATGAGCTCGCGCGCAGGCTCGCTCGTATGGGCCATCGATTCACGATCGTAACCAGCCAGTACAGCTATCTCACGGGAAAGGAGAAGTCGGCATTTCCGAATCACTACCAAATTGAGGTGCGTTTCGCTGGGGCGATTGGAGGATGGCATCGCAGCTATTTTCAACGCGTTGTCGCTTTTCTTAGCTTCATGATCACCGCGGTGATCACGGGCTTGCGAGTTGAGACCCCGGACGTAGTGATCGGGACTTCGCCGCCGCTATTTCAGGCGATCTCGGCATGGCTAATCGCCACTCTGAGACGCCGTCCATTCATTCTGGAAATTCGCGATCTGTGGCCCGAGTTCGCCGTAAGTCTAGGTCTGCTCCGAGGTCGTGTCCTCATATGGTTTGCGCGGAGGCTCGAATCCTTCCTTTACGCTCGAGCGAAAGAAATCATCGTCAACTCGCCGTCGTATCGCGAGTATTTGCTGGAGCAGGGAATTCCTGAATCGAAGATTTCGGTCATTCCCAATGGTGTCGACACTTCGATGTACTGCCCAGAGCTGAATGGCGACGCTTTCCGCCGCGATCACGGGATGCATGACAAGTTTGTAGTGATGTACGCAGGAGCCCTCGGCTTTGCGAACGATATCGGTTGTTTGCTGAGGGCAGCGGCTCGCATGCACCATCGGGCCGATATTGTGTTTGCGATTGTCGGAGACGGAAAAGAGCTTCCGCGGCTGCGGAGTGAGGCCGATTCTCTTCGGCTGAATAATGTCTCCTTCGTTGCAGCTCAATCGAAAGAGAACATGCCGAACGTCTTGGCGGCGGCTGATGTGTGCGTCGCGACCTTGAAGGATGCCCGGATGCTGAAGACCACATATCCCAATAAGGTTTTCGACTATATGGCCGCTGGCCGACCAACAGTGCTGGCAATTGATGGAGCGATTCGCGAAGTCATCGAGAAATCTCAAGGCGGGATATTCGTCCCGCCGGGGGATGATGCTGCGCTGGCTGAAGCGATCCTTGTTCTATATGAGTCTGCTGAACTCCGCAAAGAAATGGGTCAAAGTGCAAGGTCGTTCGTGGCCTCACACTTTGATCGCGAAATCCAGGCCGAACAGATAGCAGAGATCCTCCACCGCCAGAGTTCCCGCGATCTAGCTCCGATTAAGGACGCAGACGTTGCCGTGCCTCGTCTGTAG
- the mdh gene encoding malate dehydrogenase, with amino-acid sequence MRKKVSIVGAGNVGATAAHWIASKELADVVLIDIIEGVPQGKALDLLEAMPIEKRDSHVLGTNDYADTANSDIVIITAGIPRKPGMSRDDLLNTNYKIMQDVVGKVVANSPNAILIVVSNPLDAMAQAAFRISKFNRERVIGMAGVLDSARFRTFIAEELKVSVENVTAFVLGGHGDTMVPLPRYSTVAGIPITELMDKATLDRVVQRTRDGGAEIVKYLKTGSAYYAPSAAATEMAEAILKDKKKILPCAAYLQGEYGIKGLFVGVPCKLGARGLEKIIEIKLTDEEQAALKKSADAVQELVKVIGA; translated from the coding sequence ATGCGCAAGAAAGTTTCGATTGTCGGCGCCGGCAATGTGGGAGCTACCGCCGCACACTGGATCGCCTCAAAAGAACTGGCTGATGTCGTATTGATCGACATCATTGAAGGTGTTCCTCAAGGTAAAGCCCTTGACTTGCTGGAAGCGATGCCGATTGAGAAGCGTGATTCTCACGTGCTTGGCACGAATGATTACGCCGATACCGCCAACTCCGACATTGTGATCATCACCGCCGGTATCCCGCGCAAGCCGGGCATGAGCCGCGACGACCTGCTCAATACCAATTACAAGATCATGCAGGATGTAGTCGGCAAGGTCGTTGCGAATTCGCCGAACGCTATTCTGATCGTAGTTTCGAATCCACTCGATGCAATGGCGCAGGCCGCATTCCGTATCAGCAAGTTCAACCGAGAGCGCGTCATCGGCATGGCCGGCGTGTTAGATTCCGCGCGTTTCCGAACCTTCATCGCCGAAGAGCTGAAGGTTAGCGTGGAGAACGTAACCGCATTCGTCCTCGGCGGACACGGCGACACCATGGTTCCACTTCCGCGTTACTCGACCGTAGCCGGTATTCCTATTACAGAACTGATGGATAAGGCGACTCTGGATCGCGTCGTTCAGCGCACGCGCGACGGCGGTGCTGAGATCGTGAAGTATTTGAAGACCGGCAGTGCTTACTATGCGCCGTCGGCGGCAGCCACGGAGATGGCCGAGGCCATTCTCAAAGACAAGAAGAAGATCTTGCCCTGCGCAGCCTATTTGCAGGGTGAGTATGGAATCAAAGGCCTGTTTGTTGGGGTCCCGTGCAAGCTAGGCGCCCGCGGCCTCGAGAAGATTATCGAAATCAAGCTCACGGACGAAGAGCAAGCCGCCCTGAAGAAGAGCGCCGATGCAGTACAGGAATTAGTAAAGGTAATCGGAGCGTAA
- a CDS encoding peptidylprolyl isomerase has translation MRTFLSVLVCIAFSFAVAQTSTTTHKASTAHRTASTTQSTAPQATPAENPKAIFHTTAGDLTCELFPKQAPKTVANFIGLANGTKEWTNPDTRKLQKGVPLYNGTIFHRVIPNFMIQGGDPLANGQGGPGYSFEDEFSPDLKFDVPGRLAMANSGPATNGSQFFITEVPTPHLDGRHTIFGQCTPESVELVKHIARKAADPRDNRPYDPVKINNIEFTGLPKPAAAAKKPTTGKKSTATSKTPAPKQPAPKQR, from the coding sequence ATGAGAACTTTTCTTAGCGTTCTTGTTTGCATCGCATTCTCCTTTGCGGTCGCCCAAACCAGCACTACCACTCACAAGGCAAGCACCGCGCATCGAACCGCTTCGACAACCCAATCGACAGCTCCACAGGCGACTCCGGCCGAAAATCCTAAAGCGATCTTTCACACCACAGCCGGCGACCTTACTTGTGAGCTATTCCCCAAACAGGCGCCAAAGACCGTCGCGAACTTCATCGGACTTGCCAACGGAACCAAAGAATGGACGAATCCTGATACACGCAAGCTGCAGAAGGGTGTCCCGCTCTATAACGGAACGATCTTTCATCGCGTAATTCCGAACTTCATGATTCAAGGCGGCGATCCGTTGGCCAACGGCCAGGGTGGACCGGGCTATAGCTTCGAAGACGAATTCTCACCGGATCTCAAGTTCGACGTTCCAGGACGACTGGCCATGGCGAACTCTGGACCGGCAACGAACGGCTCGCAGTTCTTCATCACTGAAGTGCCCACGCCTCACCTCGATGGAAGGCACACAATCTTTGGCCAGTGCACTCCCGAGAGCGTGGAACTCGTCAAACACATTGCTCGCAAAGCTGCTGATCCCCGCGATAACCGGCCCTATGATCCGGTGAAGATTAACAACATCGAGTTCACCGGACTACCGAAGCCAGCAGCAGCTGCAAAGAAACCAACAACTGGGAAAAAGAGCACCGCAACCAGCAAAACTCCTGCTCCCAAACAGCCAGCACCGAAGCAGCGATAA
- a CDS encoding DUF5715 family protein, whose protein sequence is MRRISLLFVLLSVTLSAQADVHSLSSRHTNRRVTSSRRHHRRPHLRRLRFYGPPVAPELRGSRDSLLKQNSEIDQAGLVRIEDDAALEQLEARGVLIPIPASDHLRINPSLKENRRYARPWTVQFIDDMAQEFYNQFGKPLTVTSAVRTAAQQRRLTRTNHNAAPAEGEVASSHLAGTTVDIGKRWLSRKQHKWIADYLARMKEQDIIEPEEERRQACFHVMVSQRYPYPVAIQTKATEPVEAPPVAPILPLGPE, encoded by the coding sequence ATGCGTCGCATTTCTCTACTATTCGTGTTGTTAAGTGTCACGCTGTCGGCCCAGGCTGACGTTCACAGCCTGTCGAGCCGGCATACGAACCGGCGTGTGACTTCTTCGCGCCGCCACCATCGCCGTCCTCATCTTCGCCGCCTGCGTTTTTACGGACCTCCGGTTGCGCCTGAGCTGCGCGGATCCCGCGACTCGCTGCTCAAGCAGAACTCGGAGATCGATCAGGCAGGATTGGTGCGCATCGAAGATGACGCTGCGCTCGAGCAGCTTGAAGCTCGAGGCGTACTCATACCAATCCCGGCCAGCGATCATCTAAGAATCAATCCGTCGCTTAAAGAGAATCGCCGCTACGCGCGTCCCTGGACAGTGCAGTTTATCGACGACATGGCGCAGGAGTTTTATAACCAGTTCGGCAAGCCGCTCACGGTTACATCGGCGGTCCGGACCGCCGCGCAGCAGCGCCGCTTGACGCGTACGAATCACAATGCTGCACCGGCGGAGGGCGAAGTTGCTTCATCGCATCTTGCCGGAACCACCGTGGACATCGGCAAGCGTTGGCTGAGCCGCAAGCAGCACAAGTGGATTGCTGATTATCTAGCGCGCATGAAAGAGCAGGACATCATCGAGCCTGAAGAGGAGCGTCGCCAGGCGTGCTTCCACGTGATGGTTTCGCAGCGCTACCCGTATCCAGTAGCAATTCAGACCAAGGCTACGGAGCCAGTTGAAGCTCCGCCGGTAGCCCCGATTCTTCCGCTTGGTCCTGAATAA
- a CDS encoding FkbM family methyltransferase, with amino-acid sequence MTLTQSTKNLIARISERPFIGAAAGRFFNDEIPSRGFRFHTQGLEHQTKARLLLRTYESAEIRAVQRHLRRDLDVIEVGAGIGVLSCHIRRHIDSGRHLYCIDANPEAAAMIKNNLNLNGLTAGVTVVNAAMAHVAGRVRFVRGTTVIDGRIAEDRCPCEHPLIPAVTLEHLVTQFALRQYALVCDIEGSEAAIITDDSAAIKNCAQIIMELHNITYFGRQYHPDDILSSLQRLSFSLQTRHGNVCVLNRS; translated from the coding sequence TTGACTCTCACCCAATCCACTAAGAACCTGATCGCGCGAATATCGGAGCGACCCTTTATAGGGGCAGCCGCTGGCAGATTCTTCAATGACGAAATACCTTCTCGCGGCTTCAGATTTCACACGCAAGGGCTAGAGCATCAAACAAAAGCGCGGCTTCTGCTCCGAACTTATGAGAGTGCTGAAATCCGAGCAGTTCAGCGACACCTGCGACGCGATCTTGACGTAATTGAAGTCGGCGCCGGTATCGGAGTGCTCTCATGCCATATTCGACGCCACATCGATTCCGGCCGCCACCTTTACTGTATCGACGCCAATCCAGAAGCAGCCGCAATGATTAAGAACAACCTCAATCTGAATGGATTGACGGCTGGAGTAACCGTCGTGAACGCCGCCATGGCTCATGTTGCGGGTCGTGTTCGATTCGTACGTGGGACAACAGTTATCGACGGGCGAATTGCGGAAGACCGCTGCCCGTGCGAACACCCTCTGATTCCGGCCGTAACGCTGGAACACTTGGTGACGCAATTCGCACTTCGCCAGTACGCGCTAGTTTGTGACATTGAAGGGTCAGAGGCAGCCATCATCACGGACGATTCTGCAGCTATCAAAAACTGCGCCCAAATCATTATGGAACTGCATAACATCACATACTTCGGTCGGCAATACCATCCCGATGACATTTTGTCGTCCTTGCAACGGCTCTCGTTTTCTCTACAGACGAGGCACGGCAACGTCTGCGTCCTTAATCGGAGCTAG